A single window of Pseudomonadota bacterium DNA harbors:
- a CDS encoding tyrosine-protein phosphatase — translation MVSSFRADGLSRLTDDDLARLAALRLRTIVDLRFEEERQRAPDRVPSDQPPGFFLRGFYPNGTEDLFHAINVRGVGPDEAAAMMCANYARMPFDHAAEFRDVMHHIIADGTAPHLVHCASGKDRTGLLVAFVLLAVGVPLAVVFEDYHLSNGDWQPLDMFAPAARQDTIAAVMAAPREYLQSGLDAIAERCGDMDTYLEQWLGFGTREKDALARLMLE, via the coding sequence ATGGTGTCATCATTCCGCGCCGATGGTCTGTCGCGCCTGACGGACGACGATCTCGCCCGCCTCGCCGCCTTGCGCCTGCGCACGATTGTCGATCTGCGCTTCGAGGAAGAACGCCAGCGCGCGCCGGATCGTGTGCCATCCGACCAGCCGCCGGGCTTCTTTCTGCGCGGTTTCTATCCCAACGGCACCGAAGACCTGTTCCACGCCATCAATGTGCGCGGCGTCGGCCCGGACGAAGCAGCGGCGATGATGTGCGCCAATTACGCGCGCATGCCTTTCGATCACGCGGCCGAATTCCGCGACGTCATGCATCACATCATCGCCGACGGCACCGCCCCGCACCTCGTGCACTGCGCGAGCGGCAAGGACCGCACCGGCCTGCTGGTGGCATTCGTGCTGCTGGCGGTGGGCGTGCCGCTCGCCGTGGTGTTCGAGGATTACCACCTGAGCAATGGCGACTGGCAACCGCTGGACATGTTCGCGCCGGCGGCGCGCCAGGACACCATCGCCGCGGTGATGGCCGCGCCGCGCGAATACCTGCAGTCGGGGCTCGATGCGATCGCGGAACGCTGTGGCGACATGGATACCTATCTCGAACAGTGGTTGGGGTTCGGGACGCGGGAAAAAGATGCCCTGGCGCGCTTGATGCTGGAGTAA
- the trxA gene encoding thioredoxin — MSSELISHAGAADFEAAVLARSRQQAVLVDFWANWCAPCRQLAPVLEELVTRLDGALAVVKVDTDAEQELAARYSIRSLPTLMVFRHGEVVGQAVGAQPLAALERLVRPHLARASDDAVAAAHTALSAGDVETAIAELERAHAIDAADYRVHFALAELYLGLGRVDDTRALLAVLPPNLQVGKDIEPLNARLALADAADGDLGDDEVATRYRAAVRAAVGGDFELAVEDLLAMLPRQRAWRDGAVRKTLVDIFNVLGADERVKGWRTRMARSLN; from the coding sequence GTGAGCAGCGAGCTGATCAGCCATGCCGGCGCCGCCGACTTCGAGGCGGCGGTGTTGGCGCGGTCCCGACAACAGGCGGTGCTGGTGGATTTCTGGGCGAACTGGTGTGCGCCCTGTCGACAGCTGGCGCCGGTGCTGGAAGAACTGGTGACGCGCCTGGATGGCGCGTTGGCGGTGGTCAAGGTCGACACCGATGCCGAGCAGGAGCTTGCCGCCCGTTACAGCATCCGCAGCCTGCCGACGCTGATGGTGTTTCGTCACGGTGAGGTGGTCGGCCAGGCGGTCGGCGCGCAGCCGCTGGCGGCGCTGGAACGCCTGGTCAGGCCGCACCTGGCGCGCGCCAGCGACGATGCCGTCGCCGCCGCCCACACGGCCTTGTCGGCGGGCGATGTCGAGACGGCGATCGCCGAACTCGAACGCGCCCACGCCATCGATGCCGCGGACTACCGCGTGCACTTCGCGTTGGCCGAACTCTACCTTGGCCTCGGCCGTGTCGATGACACGCGCGCCCTGCTCGCCGTGCTGCCGCCCAATCTGCAGGTCGGCAAGGATATCGAGCCATTGAACGCACGCCTCGCCCTGGCCGACGCCGCCGACGGCGATCTCGGCGATGACGAAGTCGCGACGCGCTATCGCGCCGCTGTGCGCGCCGCGGTCGGCGGGGACTTCGAACTCGCGGTCGAGGACCTGCTGGCCATGCTGCCACGTCAGCGCGCGTGGCGGGACGGCGCGGTGCGCAAGACCCTGGTCGACATATTCAACGTGCTGGGCGCCGACGAGCGGGTCAAGGGCTGGCGCACGCGCATGGCGCGTAGCTTGAACTGA
- the dctA gene encoding C4-dicarboxylate transporter DctA gives MPEQVAPPPGGEGGSLYLRVLVAIAAGALLGHFYPQQAVALKPLGDGFIALVKMLIGPIVFCTVVLGIAGSGDMRKVGRVGARALIYFEVVSTAALALGLVVMHVLRPGHGFHIDPATLDAQAVTRYSQAASEQSATDFVLHIIPRTFVDAFTGNGDLLQVLLLALLFGAALLKIGPARDTLQPVIAAVSQALFAIMNIIMKLAPLGAAGAMAFTVGNYGIAALKPLAALMGSFYLTCIVFVVGVLGAIAAATGFNIVRFVVYIKDELLTVLGTSSSEAALVPLMNKLEGLGCERSVVGLVVPSGYSFNLDGTNIYLTMAALFVAQALDIDLTLREELTLLGVAMLTSKGASGVTGAGFITLAATLAVVPGIPVAGLALILGIDRFMSEARALTNFIGNGVATVVVARWEGALDRPRMQAVLRGAG, from the coding sequence CGCGTTGTTGGGGCATTTCTACCCGCAGCAGGCGGTGGCCCTGAAGCCGCTCGGCGATGGCTTCATTGCGCTGGTGAAAATGCTGATCGGCCCGATCGTGTTCTGCACCGTGGTGCTGGGCATTGCCGGTTCGGGCGACATGCGCAAGGTTGGCCGCGTCGGTGCGCGCGCGCTGATCTATTTTGAGGTGGTGTCGACCGCGGCCCTGGCGCTGGGCCTCGTCGTCATGCACGTGCTGCGTCCCGGCCACGGCTTTCACATCGACCCGGCGACGCTCGACGCCCAGGCGGTGACGCGCTACAGCCAGGCGGCCTCCGAACAGAGCGCGACCGATTTCGTCTTGCACATCATTCCGCGCACTTTCGTCGACGCCTTCACCGGCAATGGCGACCTGTTGCAGGTGTTGCTGCTGGCGCTGCTGTTCGGCGCGGCGCTGCTCAAGATTGGACCGGCGCGCGACACCCTGCAGCCCGTGATCGCCGCCGTGTCGCAGGCCCTGTTCGCCATCATGAACATCATCATGAAGCTCGCGCCGCTCGGTGCGGCCGGCGCCATGGCCTTCACGGTCGGCAATTACGGCATCGCCGCGTTGAAACCGCTGGCGGCGTTGATGGGCAGTTTCTATCTCACCTGTATCGTGTTCGTGGTGGGCGTGCTGGGCGCCATTGCTGCCGCCACCGGCTTCAACATCGTGCGTTTCGTGGTCTACATCAAGGACGAACTGCTGACGGTGCTCGGCACTTCATCCTCGGAGGCGGCGCTGGTGCCGCTCATGAACAAGCTCGAAGGCCTCGGCTGCGAGCGCTCGGTGGTGGGCCTGGTGGTGCCGTCCGGCTATTCGTTCAATCTCGACGGCACCAATATCTACCTCACCATGGCCGCCCTGTTCGTCGCGCAGGCGCTGGACATCGACTTGACGCTACGTGAAGAGCTGACCTTGCTGGGCGTGGCGATGCTGACCTCCAAGGGCGCCTCGGGCGTGACCGGCGCGGGCTTCATCACCCTCGCCGCGACGCTCGCGGTGGTGCCCGGCATTCCGGTGGCGGGCCTTGCCCTGATCCTCGGCATCGATCGCTTCATGTCCGAGGCGCGCGCCCTGACCAATTTCATCGGCAACGGCGTGGCGACGGTGGTGGTGGCGCGCTGGGAAGGCGCGCTGGACAGACCGCGCATGCAGGCGGTGCTGCGCGGCGCCGGCTGA
- a CDS encoding AMP-binding protein, which produces MQIGSLIRRAALYYGDATCLTEGTRDVSFRQFDRLTDIIGNALLARGLQPGDRVGVLLPNSIECLVAYYALAKAGLVRVGLNTRETLDNHRYKLADSGSRAVIHDDIDGLETDIQIGSAEFAAMFDHKDERPCMVDRALDAPLRLGYTGGTTGKAKAVTLTTRGELAELSAFLMDLVPDLEPGNTFLHAAPIAHASGAFFLPAIARGVRSLVMKKFDAAEFIALASREKASHTFLVPTMLAMILEQPELDGASFNLRKISYGASPIAPSLLSRAEARFGRIFAQCYGQAESPMVITCLKPEDHSRVGSCGRPFTFVECAVFDDDDKVLPPGEVGEIVCRGPQTMAYYWNRPEATEQAFRSGWLHTGDVGYMDEDGFYYLVDRKNDMLISGGYNVYPREVEDVLMAFEGVVEAAVVGLPDEKWGDMVHAVVAGRPDLDLEALNQFARDKLANYKRPKGIALWPELPKSAANKILRREVRDRLLAEKK; this is translated from the coding sequence ATGCAAATCGGCTCACTCATCCGCCGCGCGGCACTCTATTACGGCGACGCCACCTGCCTGACCGAAGGCACGCGTGACGTCAGCTTCCGCCAATTCGATCGCCTGACCGACATCATCGGCAACGCCCTGCTGGCGCGTGGCCTGCAGCCCGGCGATCGCGTCGGCGTGCTGCTGCCCAACAGCATCGAGTGCCTGGTGGCCTATTACGCGCTGGCCAAGGCCGGCCTGGTGCGGGTCGGACTCAATACCCGCGAAACCCTGGACAACCACCGCTACAAGTTGGCCGACAGCGGCAGCCGCGCGGTGATCCACGACGATATCGACGGGCTCGAGACCGACATCCAGATTGGCAGTGCCGAGTTCGCGGCCATGTTCGATCACAAGGACGAGCGCCCGTGCATGGTCGATCGCGCGCTCGATGCGCCGCTGCGCCTGGGGTATACCGGCGGCACCACCGGCAAGGCCAAGGCCGTGACCTTGACCACCCGTGGCGAACTGGCCGAACTGTCGGCCTTCCTCATGGATCTCGTGCCCGACCTCGAACCGGGCAACACCTTCCTGCACGCGGCGCCCATCGCCCACGCTTCGGGCGCATTCTTCCTGCCGGCCATCGCGCGCGGCGTGCGTTCGCTGGTGATGAAGAAATTCGACGCCGCCGAATTCATCGCGCTCGCCAGCCGTGAGAAGGCCAGCCACACCTTCCTGGTGCCGACCATGCTGGCCATGATCCTCGAGCAGCCCGAACTCGACGGTGCGAGTTTCAACCTGCGCAAGATCTCCTATGGCGCCTCGCCCATCGCGCCGAGCCTCTTGAGTCGCGCCGAAGCGCGCTTCGGACGCATCTTCGCGCAGTGCTACGGCCAGGCCGAGAGCCCGATGGTCATCACCTGTCTGAAACCCGAAGACCACTCCCGCGTCGGTTCCTGCGGCCGACCGTTCACCTTCGTCGAATGCGCGGTGTTCGATGACGACGACAAGGTGCTGCCGCCCGGCGAAGTGGGCGAGATCGTGTGCCGCGGCCCGCAGACCATGGCCTATTACTGGAATCGCCCGGAAGCGACCGAGCAGGCCTTCCGCAGCGGCTGGCTGCACACCGGCGATGTCGGCTACATGGACGAGGACGGTTTCTACTACCTGGTCGATCGCAAGAACGACATGCTGATCTCGGGCGGCTACAACGTCTACCCGCGCGAAGTCGAAGACGTACTGATGGCCTTCGAAGGCGTGGTGGAGGCGGCGGTGGTCGGTCTGCCCGACGAGAAATGGGGCGACATGGTGCATGCCGTGGTGGCAGGCCGGCCGGACCTCGATCTCGAAGCCTTGAACCAGTTCGCGCGCGATAAGCTCGCCAACTACAAGCGCCCCAAGGGCATTGCGCTGTGGCCGGAACTGCCCAAGAGCGCGGCCAACAAGATCCTGCGCCGCGAAGTGCGCGATCGCCTGCTGGCGGAAAAGAAGTAA